A genomic window from Bdellovibrio sp. SKB1291214 includes:
- a CDS encoding DUF4105 domain-containing protein: MLKKACFKHIVAFSLPLITAVSAHAFEYQVVTPLSANQKAAVQALLKEADQRLPETLKSALSTVEIRFGKLPSFGLQRALGAASFSRRDLTLDNSTLAEIVKGPMNSTRTDRSHKTMYAEILATVLHETTHLYDFANVHSDSEKQWIERCDTKFAKSKEERIQNGARPYACKYYENMTTSFSKNPYFLQVAGWTGQSENGLNQRSPDRYELENTKEYLAVNMEYFLMDPQYKCRRPGMYKVLSSQFRHTPFQNVTCDQQLGYVIPNSSYKLAQVQAIDPSRVYQIHYLFAEKGSELSSGWGHSMIRLVMCSPQRKVVGPDCLRDIEFHLVLSFRAFVDSLQLNAWAGMVGDYPSRLFILPLNQVIDEYPKGQFRALRSLPLAFTRQQINDFIARSVEIHWGYNGKYKFITNNCATETMDLLQSVLLSPGMMNTEIKTPKGLYDVLLKQGLGNERVFADKKQALELGYYFDSYEERYQKTFGIVKDAGLTSAKDFKQWIESAATYRKEVISMIKKSQPEYKKMTAALFVLELAAQRQIQNYIMSELTQSLTTSKEGKASQDGKQAADNYLELSQLFAKPSAFLPRGLGYGLPDASEMASASAIVNRKAEDAIKISEETKKIADKMTDPALLKEIETSNQNITMLQALLRSK; this comes from the coding sequence ATGCTTAAAAAAGCCTGTTTCAAACATATTGTAGCTTTCTCTCTGCCACTGATCACAGCGGTATCGGCTCATGCGTTTGAATACCAAGTGGTGACGCCTCTATCGGCGAATCAAAAGGCGGCAGTTCAAGCCTTATTGAAAGAAGCGGATCAAAGACTTCCAGAAACTCTAAAATCAGCATTAAGCACAGTGGAGATTCGTTTCGGTAAATTGCCCTCCTTTGGTTTACAAAGAGCATTGGGGGCGGCAAGCTTTAGCCGCCGGGACCTGACTTTGGATAACAGCACGTTGGCTGAAATCGTTAAAGGCCCCATGAACTCTACTCGTACAGATCGTTCCCATAAAACAATGTATGCGGAAATCCTGGCGACAGTTCTTCATGAAACAACTCACTTGTATGACTTTGCAAACGTTCACAGTGATTCCGAAAAACAGTGGATCGAGCGTTGCGATACGAAATTCGCAAAATCTAAAGAAGAGCGCATTCAAAATGGCGCTCGCCCGTATGCTTGTAAGTACTATGAAAACATGACGACGTCGTTTTCGAAAAACCCGTACTTCTTGCAAGTGGCAGGGTGGACAGGTCAGTCCGAGAACGGTTTGAATCAACGTTCTCCAGATCGTTATGAATTAGAAAACACTAAAGAATACTTGGCTGTGAACATGGAATATTTCCTGATGGATCCTCAGTACAAGTGCCGCCGTCCTGGCATGTATAAGGTGCTTTCCAGCCAATTCAGACACACGCCATTTCAAAATGTAACCTGCGATCAACAGTTGGGTTACGTCATTCCAAATAGCTCATATAAATTAGCACAAGTTCAAGCGATTGATCCCTCACGCGTTTACCAAATTCATTATCTTTTTGCAGAAAAGGGTAGCGAGTTATCATCTGGCTGGGGTCACTCGATGATCCGTTTGGTGATGTGCTCTCCACAGCGTAAAGTCGTGGGACCTGATTGTCTTCGTGATATTGAATTTCATCTGGTGTTGAGCTTCCGTGCCTTTGTGGATTCCCTGCAGTTGAACGCATGGGCCGGTATGGTGGGCGATTATCCGTCACGTTTGTTCATCTTGCCATTGAATCAAGTAATTGATGAATATCCTAAAGGTCAGTTCCGCGCACTTCGCAGTTTGCCCTTGGCTTTCACTCGTCAGCAAATCAACGATTTCATCGCACGCTCTGTGGAAATTCACTGGGGCTACAATGGTAAATATAAATTCATCACAAACAACTGCGCGACAGAAACAATGGACCTATTGCAATCCGTGTTATTGTCTCCAGGAATGATGAACACAGAGATCAAAACTCCAAAAGGTCTTTACGATGTTTTGTTGAAACAAGGTCTTGGTAATGAGCGCGTGTTCGCGGATAAAAAGCAAGCCTTGGAGCTTGGTTACTATTTTGATTCTTATGAAGAACGCTACCAAAAAACTTTCGGCATCGTGAAAGATGCGGGTCTGACGAGTGCTAAAGATTTTAAACAATGGATCGAATCGGCAGCGACTTATCGTAAAGAAGTTATTTCGATGATTAAGAAGTCCCAGCCTGAATACAAGAAAATGACGGCCGCTTTGTTCGTATTGGAACTTGCAGCTCAAAGACAGATTCAAAACTACATCATGAGCGAATTGACGCAATCCTTGACGACTTCGAAAGAGGGCAAAGCAAGTCAGGATGGCAAGCAAGCCGCAGATAATTATTTGGAACTTTCACAGTTATTTGCAAAACCATCTGCGTTCCTACCGCGCGGACTCGGTTATGGTTTGCCAGATGCTTCGGAAATGGCATCGGCGAGCGCCATCGTTAATAGAAAAGCGGAAGATGCAATCAAGATTTCAGAAGAAACTAAAAAAATCGCTGACAAGATGACTGACCCAGCTTTGCTGAAGGAAATCGAAACCAGCAATCAGAATATAACAATGTTACAAGCGCTACTTCGTTCGAAGTAG
- a CDS encoding prenyltransferase: MSEFVTLSKSSPQFESYLLGTFAKDKRALPVQTLNVNSASETVTFKIVPVSSLEFPPRIVRIMKTVKFRSFLFILVPLFLILTKNIADQTIRDPISCLIATIGVIFAFISVNLRNDYTDHVRGVDRVLERSGSRAIQNGWTTASHIKNLSTTFLILSLMCAVPVMMAYNEVAYVVVVGAIIGLWAQFQKRISFKYKIGGEISLFLMFGPLLTVGYQLAMGAPFDKESLWIGVVWGWAVLFVVHLRNFINILPSSQAGFRNTVNCLGFDRSRRLIALWWAIFLCINLFYHLVYAGKYWGIYVSIALVFLSFTFISKLKSLSSPVGGDLRQVFKYGFTLFLFTIGLWVFECLWYLLLAR; encoded by the coding sequence GTGAGTGAGTTCGTTACCTTAAGCAAAAGCTCGCCTCAATTCGAATCCTATCTGCTTGGCACTTTTGCCAAGGATAAGCGTGCTTTGCCTGTACAGACGCTGAATGTAAATTCAGCCTCTGAAACAGTGACCTTCAAAATCGTTCCGGTGAGTTCCCTAGAGTTTCCTCCGCGCATCGTGCGCATTATGAAGACGGTCAAGTTCAGAAGTTTCCTATTCATCTTAGTACCTCTTTTTTTAATTCTGACTAAAAACATCGCGGATCAGACGATTCGTGATCCGATCTCTTGCCTGATTGCGACGATCGGTGTGATCTTTGCCTTTATCTCTGTGAACCTTCGCAATGACTATACTGATCACGTACGTGGTGTGGATCGAGTCCTTGAGCGCAGTGGCAGTCGCGCCATTCAAAATGGTTGGACGACGGCTTCACATATTAAAAATCTCTCGACGACTTTTTTGATCCTGTCGTTGATGTGTGCGGTCCCAGTGATGATGGCCTACAACGAAGTAGCCTATGTGGTAGTCGTGGGAGCGATCATCGGTTTGTGGGCACAATTCCAAAAGCGCATTTCGTTTAAATATAAAATTGGTGGCGAGATTTCGTTATTCTTGATGTTTGGTCCGTTGTTAACGGTGGGATATCAGCTGGCAATGGGTGCGCCGTTTGATAAAGAATCCCTATGGATTGGTGTTGTTTGGGGTTGGGCCGTATTATTTGTGGTTCATCTTCGTAACTTCATCAACATTTTACCAAGCAGTCAGGCGGGGTTCCGAAATACCGTGAATTGTTTGGGCTTTGATCGTTCTCGTCGTTTGATCGCGCTGTGGTGGGCGATTTTCTTGTGCATCAATCTGTTTTATCACCTGGTCTATGCTGGTAAGTACTGGGGTATTTACGTGAGTATTGCCCTGGTGTTCTTGTCGTTCACCTTTATTTCTAAGTTAAAAAGTCTTTCAAGCCCGGTGGGTGGTGATCTGCGCCAGGTTTTCAAATACGGTTTCACTTTGTTCTTATTCACAATTGGACTGTGGGTGTTTGAATGTCTTTGGTATCTGCTGCTGGCGAGATAA
- a CDS encoding PP2C family protein-serine/threonine phosphatase produces the protein MSNDPNALKERISDLEHELAVKEAELHRYRLELGKANQVLEKMIHQMGQELKMAQALQKKLSPTELPNVQGFEFSTKFLPGTRSGGDYFDIFEHEDKLKFGILISSATGYSLSSLLLSVIIKISSQMEARRGLEAHKVVSILAKDVLPNIQNEDRANIFYGVVDRRSYEFQYCSVGDIDGFHQIYGKDALSELIATGPSLGKDFNTEPQSRTIQLNPRDRLILATEGLKNSQNSLGVGWGGHNVMDAISKAPRQGVHELRNEILYANQKYSGKEDPVRDQTLIVTEVKDRVIKLAKN, from the coding sequence ATGTCTAATGACCCAAACGCTCTTAAAGAACGAATTTCCGATCTTGAACATGAACTCGCTGTCAAAGAAGCCGAGCTTCATCGCTATCGCCTCGAGTTAGGCAAAGCCAATCAAGTTTTAGAAAAAATGATTCATCAAATGGGTCAAGAGCTGAAAATGGCTCAGGCTCTGCAAAAGAAACTTTCTCCTACTGAGCTTCCAAACGTACAAGGTTTCGAATTCTCCACAAAGTTTTTGCCAGGAACCCGCTCGGGTGGTGACTACTTTGATATCTTTGAGCATGAAGACAAACTCAAATTTGGAATCTTGATTTCCAGCGCAACGGGTTATTCTCTGTCGTCGCTGCTATTGTCAGTTATCATTAAAATTTCATCTCAGATGGAAGCACGACGTGGCCTTGAAGCTCACAAAGTTGTGAGTATATTGGCTAAGGACGTACTCCCAAATATTCAGAACGAAGATCGAGCGAACATCTTTTACGGAGTGGTTGATCGACGCAGTTATGAATTTCAGTATTGTTCCGTGGGCGACATCGATGGCTTCCACCAGATTTACGGCAAGGATGCGCTTTCAGAATTGATTGCGACCGGTCCAAGTCTGGGTAAGGATTTTAACACGGAGCCTCAAAGTCGCACGATTCAACTGAATCCTCGTGATAGACTGATACTGGCGACTGAAGGCCTTAAAAACTCTCAGAACTCGTTGGGGGTTGGATGGGGTGGGCACAATGTGATGGACGCCATATCAAAGGCGCCACGTCAGGGTGTTCACGAGCTGCGTAACGAGATCTTATACGCGAATCAAAAATATTCCGGCAAAGAAGATCCCGTTCGTGATCAAACTCTGATCGTCACTGAGGTGAAGGATCGAGTGATCAAGCTTGCCAAGAACTAG
- a CDS encoding DUF2388 domain-containing protein — protein sequence MKAVLFVLVSALSMNAMALEITTTVKLSQKNSAESDYKQILMNAQDDAAMFVATGGQVRGPNLETALENVRFVNRTTATDMQIAEEILKLK from the coding sequence ATGAAAGCAGTATTGTTTGTTTTGGTATCAGCGCTGTCTATGAATGCTATGGCTCTTGAAATCACGACGACGGTTAAATTGAGCCAAAAAAACTCAGCGGAATCAGACTATAAGCAAATCCTTATGAACGCTCAAGACGACGCAGCGATGTTCGTAGCGACGGGTGGTCAAGTGCGCGGTCCAAACTTGGAGACAGCTTTGGAAAACGTTCGTTTTGTGAACAGAACAACAGCGACTGACATGCAAATCGCTGAAGAAATCTTGAAGTTGAAATAG
- a CDS encoding polyprenyl synthetase family protein produces the protein MSRNVIDLKVYDSRDFPAYLPKLNKLYDDLFSGGKGFRAKLIRMMASSISLDGKSEHLLAQTIEFIHNASLLHDDLIDRSHLRRGKTTAWLKFTPEYAVLAGDYLLARVMVNLSGHGNIKLVQYTAEIISDLLEGEWLQDSVIGDYFVTLEQLDRIHNLKTASLFKWCIRAPFIAQERYDAELHQILEEMGTLLGQLFQRSDDLLDYDIRNEEGKAILGDLKSGYLNSFGAYITAGRSRQEIDQIVKSKNLEQYYASIGGKETFDKKVEAFDEMNKGLIAMYDHHLERLKKHLKPGEEKLIDQLRPLTEILYWRRKPSS, from the coding sequence TTGTCGCGCAATGTCATTGATCTGAAAGTCTATGATTCCAGGGATTTCCCTGCCTACCTACCAAAGCTGAATAAGCTTTATGACGACCTCTTTTCTGGAGGCAAAGGATTCCGCGCGAAATTGATTCGCATGATGGCTTCGAGTATTTCCTTGGACGGAAAATCGGAACATCTGTTGGCGCAAACGATTGAGTTTATTCACAACGCTTCGTTGTTGCATGACGATTTGATCGATCGTTCGCATCTTCGTCGTGGCAAAACGACGGCATGGTTAAAGTTTACTCCGGAGTACGCAGTCCTTGCAGGGGATTACTTGCTTGCACGCGTGATGGTGAATCTTTCTGGCCACGGCAATATCAAACTTGTTCAATACACAGCTGAAATCATCTCGGACCTTTTGGAAGGCGAGTGGTTGCAGGACTCTGTGATCGGCGATTATTTTGTGACTCTTGAACAGTTGGATCGCATTCATAATTTGAAAACGGCTTCGTTGTTCAAATGGTGTATTCGCGCTCCATTTATTGCACAGGAACGCTATGATGCTGAACTTCACCAAATCTTGGAAGAGATGGGGACGTTGCTGGGTCAGTTATTCCAACGCTCTGATGACCTTTTGGATTATGACATCCGTAACGAAGAAGGCAAAGCGATCTTGGGAGATCTTAAATCAGGTTACCTAAATTCCTTCGGTGCCTACATCACGGCCGGTCGTTCTCGCCAAGAGATCGATCAAATCGTAAAGTCTAAAAATCTGGAACAGTACTATGCAAGCATCGGCGGCAAAGAAACTTTCGATAAGAAAGTGGAAGCCTTCGACGAAATGAACAAAGGTTTGATCGCCATGTACGATCATCACTTGGAACGTTTGAAAAAGCATTTGAAACCTGGTGAGGAAAAACTGATCGATCAACTTCGTCCGTTGACTGAGATTCTTTACTGGAGAAGGAAGCCTTCTTCGTGA
- a CDS encoding class I SAM-dependent methyltransferase, producing the protein MSLVSAAGEIKKICVIADEAGMAKGQHWSQFLNCPLNPPSIDSYYFRFNIEGDRVFVRDQDKRLLEFDFDKNHLDYERKGHRGKQEMIAKALGAAKGCKKILDLSVGMGIDSVFLTQLGFQVTGVERSPVLYALLSEAFAKTQKEYLKSYQLHFANSLDFLREQKGKIEIDSIYFDPMYPHKKKSSLPKQEMVVFRDLVGHDDDAAEVLKEALKWPVRRVVVKRPIHAEQLLPGVIHSFEGKVVRYDSYVVG; encoded by the coding sequence ATGTCTTTGGTATCTGCTGCTGGCGAGATAAAAAAAATCTGTGTCATCGCCGATGAAGCAGGAATGGCTAAGGGACAGCACTGGTCGCAGTTTTTAAACTGTCCCCTAAATCCTCCATCAATTGATTCTTATTATTTCCGATTCAACATCGAAGGCGATCGCGTTTTCGTGCGCGATCAGGACAAGCGTTTGCTTGAATTTGATTTCGATAAAAACCATCTGGATTACGAGCGCAAGGGTCACCGCGGAAAACAAGAAATGATCGCTAAGGCGTTGGGTGCTGCCAAAGGCTGCAAAAAGATCTTAGATCTTTCTGTAGGCATGGGGATCGACAGTGTGTTCCTGACTCAGTTGGGATTTCAAGTGACGGGTGTGGAGCGCTCTCCGGTTTTGTATGCGCTGTTAAGTGAAGCCTTTGCCAAAACTCAGAAAGAATATCTCAAATCCTATCAGCTGCATTTTGCAAACAGCTTGGATTTCTTGCGTGAACAGAAAGGTAAAATCGAAATCGATTCGATTTATTTCGATCCCATGTATCCGCATAAAAAGAAATCGTCTTTACCGAAACAGGAAATGGTGGTTTTCCGCGATCTAGTTGGTCACGACGATGATGCCGCTGAAGTTTTAAAAGAAGCTTTGAAGTGGCCCGTAAGACGTGTGGTGGTGAAACGACCTATCCATGCGGAACAGCTATTGCCGGGCGTGATTCATTCGTTTGAAGGAAAGGTGGTTCGTTATGATTCTTATGTGGTTGGGTAG
- a CDS encoding acyl-CoA thioesterase, with amino-acid sequence MNKVFRTKKTLTFREADPAKIMFFGNIYGFAHDAFEQFIVDAGYTWKEYFHDPDFAIPLRHSEANYLAPFFPGETYDIAVTVASFGETSYKMKYVFTQGTKTHAIVTMVHAVLDMKTKQKAAIPAKMKSRLEPYLEQPGV; translated from the coding sequence ATGAATAAAGTCTTCCGAACGAAAAAGACCCTGACTTTCAGGGAAGCTGACCCTGCGAAAATCATGTTTTTCGGGAATATTTACGGTTTTGCCCACGATGCCTTCGAGCAATTCATTGTGGATGCCGGGTATACCTGGAAAGAATATTTTCACGATCCGGATTTTGCGATCCCCCTTCGTCACTCTGAAGCCAATTATCTGGCGCCGTTTTTCCCCGGAGAAACCTACGACATCGCAGTTACAGTTGCGAGTTTTGGGGAAACTTCGTACAAGATGAAATACGTTTTCACTCAAGGGACCAAAACACATGCCATCGTTACGATGGTGCATGCCGTTTTGGATATGAAGACGAAACAGAAAGCGGCGATTCCAGCGAAAATGAAATCGCGCTTGGAACCTTACCTCGAACAACCGGGAGTTTAA
- a CDS encoding DUF2388 domain-containing protein: protein MKNVLITVVVLMSVNAAQATNMVVSSTVELVMSPFMTTRDMSTDPSAEEYKQVLVMAKDDAALFIASNGQNRGARLERALEAVRSVNEKARSASDMQIAEQILSLK, encoded by the coding sequence ATGAAGAACGTATTAATTACGGTCGTGGTTTTGATGTCTGTTAATGCTGCTCAAGCTACGAATATGGTTGTCTCGTCAACAGTGGAACTGGTTATGTCACCTTTTATGACGACTAGGGATATGTCTACAGATCCCTCTGCTGAGGAGTATAAACAGGTATTGGTGATGGCAAAAGACGATGCTGCCCTTTTCATCGCATCTAATGGTCAAAATCGCGGTGCTCGCTTGGAGCGTGCTTTGGAAGCTGTTCGTTCAGTAAACGAAAAAGCGAGATCTGCATCCGACATGCAAATCGCAGAGCAAATTCTATCTCTTAAATAA